One region of Polaribacter pectinis genomic DNA includes:
- a CDS encoding SRPBCC domain-containing protein: MESKKVEIEAKVDKPIQKVWEFWTEPKHITNWNFASVDWHCPYAENDLKKGGKFSFTMASRDGKMSFDLGGTYDEVTENNQISSFLEDGRKVDTYFTAENNSTIVKTIFETENTNPIEMQKSGWQAILNNFKKYAENR, from the coding sequence ATGGAATCAAAAAAAGTAGAAATAGAAGCTAAAGTTGATAAACCAATCCAAAAAGTATGGGAATTTTGGACAGAACCCAAACACATTACAAATTGGAATTTTGCATCAGTCGATTGGCATTGTCCTTATGCTGAAAATGATTTGAAAAAAGGTGGTAAATTCTCTTTTACAATGGCTTCTAGAGACGGAAAAATGAGCTTCGATTTAGGTGGAACTTATGATGAAGTAACTGAAAACAATCAAATTTCCTCTTTTTTAGAAGATGGCAGAAAAGTAGATACTTATTTTACAGCAGAAAATAATTCAACAATTGTTAAAACGATTTTTGAAACAGAAAACACCAACCCAATTGAAATGCAAAAATCTGGTTGGCAAGCAATTTTGAATAATTTCAAAAAATATGCTGAAAATAGATAA
- a CDS encoding DUF6370 family protein translates to MKKLLFLSLFMIAFSCSNKKEVTQVAEVSCGQCQFDLDSEDGCSLAVRLDDKAYFVDGFNIDDFGDAHDEKIGFCNVVRKGEITGEVVDGRFVASSLKLLDSE, encoded by the coding sequence ATGAAAAAATTACTTTTTTTATCCCTTTTTATGATTGCTTTTTCTTGCAGTAATAAGAAAGAAGTAACACAAGTTGCAGAAGTCTCTTGTGGACAATGTCAATTTGATTTAGATTCTGAAGATGGATGTAGTTTAGCAGTTCGTTTAGACGATAAAGCTTATTTTGTTGATGGTTTTAATATCGACGATTTTGGAGATGCTCATGATGAGAAAATCGGTTTTTGTAACGTAGTTCGTAAAGGAGAAATTACTGGCGAAGTTGTTGATGGAAGATTTGTTGCGAGTTCTTTGAAGTTGTTAGACTCTGAATAG
- a CDS encoding glutamine--tRNA ligase/YqeY domain fusion protein, translated as MSEEKKSLNFLEQIIEEDLANGMPKENLRFRFPPEPNGYLHIGHTKAIGISFGLGQKYNAPVNLRFDDTNPAKEEQEYVDAIKNDVSWLGYKWAEECYSSDYFQQLYDWAVLLIKDGKAYVDSQSSEEMRVQKGTPTQVGTNSPFRNRSVEENLELFQGMKDGKFKEGEHTLRAKIDMASDNMLMRDPLMYRIMFKDHHRTGSDWCIYPMYDWTHGESDYLEQISHSLCSLEFKPHRELYNWFRDNVYEYSKDSYPNPPKQREFSRLNLSYTIMSKRKLLTLVENGIVSGWDDPRMPTISGLRRRGYTPASIRSFVETVGVSKRENIIDVALLEFKIREDLNKTAKRVMAVLDPVKVVITNYPEGKEEMLDANYNDYEEGFGSREVPFSREIYIEREDFREEANKKFFRLKLGSEVRLKNAYFIKAESCTKDADGNITEIQCTYDPLTKSGMDTEESKRKVKGTLHWVSAKHAINAEVRAYDRLFLDEAPDSHKDKDYMEFINPDSLEIINAYLEPSLQTAEIGERFQFQRLGYFNVDDDSTSDKLVFNKTVGLRDSWSSKK; from the coding sequence ATGTCTGAAGAGAAGAAATCGCTCAATTTTTTAGAGCAAATTATTGAAGAGGATTTGGCTAATGGAATGCCAAAAGAGAATTTACGTTTCCGTTTTCCACCAGAACCAAATGGATATTTACATATTGGTCATACAAAAGCAATCGGAATTAGTTTCGGTTTAGGGCAGAAATATAATGCGCCTGTAAACTTGCGTTTCGATGATACAAACCCTGCAAAAGAAGAGCAGGAATATGTAGATGCTATTAAGAATGACGTTTCTTGGTTGGGCTATAAATGGGCGGAAGAATGTTATTCTTCAGATTATTTTCAGCAATTATATGACTGGGCAGTTTTATTGATAAAAGATGGTAAAGCGTATGTAGATTCTCAATCATCAGAAGAAATGCGCGTACAAAAAGGAACTCCAACTCAAGTTGGTACAAACAGTCCTTTTCGCAATAGATCTGTGGAAGAAAACTTGGAATTGTTTCAAGGAATGAAAGATGGGAAATTTAAAGAAGGAGAACATACTTTACGTGCAAAAATAGACATGGCAAGCGATAACATGCTAATGCGTGATCCATTAATGTACAGAATTATGTTTAAAGATCATCACAGAACTGGTTCTGATTGGTGTATTTATCCAATGTACGATTGGACGCATGGAGAAAGTGATTATTTAGAGCAAATTTCACATTCTTTGTGTTCTTTAGAGTTTAAACCTCACAGAGAATTATACAACTGGTTTAGAGATAATGTGTATGAATATAGTAAAGATTCGTACCCAAATCCGCCAAAACAACGTGAATTTTCACGTTTGAATTTGAGTTACACAATTATGAGTAAACGTAAATTGTTGACTTTAGTTGAAAACGGAATCGTTTCTGGTTGGGATGACCCAAGAATGCCAACAATTTCTGGATTAAGAAGACGTGGTTACACACCTGCTTCTATTAGAAGTTTTGTAGAAACAGTTGGTGTTTCTAAACGTGAAAATATAATTGATGTTGCGCTTTTAGAGTTTAAAATCCGTGAAGATTTAAACAAAACTGCAAAAAGAGTAATGGCAGTTTTAGATCCTGTAAAGGTGGTAATTACAAATTATCCTGAAGGAAAAGAAGAAATGTTGGATGCCAATTATAACGATTATGAAGAAGGTTTTGGTAGCAGAGAAGTTCCATTTTCTAGAGAGATTTATATAGAAAGAGAAGATTTTAGAGAGGAAGCAAATAAGAAGTTTTTCCGTTTGAAATTAGGAAGTGAAGTGCGTTTAAAAAATGCGTATTTTATTAAAGCTGAAAGTTGTACAAAAGATGCAGATGGAAATATTACTGAAATTCAGTGTACATATGATCCTTTAACAAAATCTGGAATGGATACTGAAGAAAGTAAACGTAAAGTAAAAGGTACTTTGCATTGGGTTTCTGCTAAACACGCTATTAATGCTGAAGTGAGAGCGTATGACAGGTTGTTTTTAGATGAAGCACCAGACTCGCATAAAGACAAAGATTATATGGAATTTATTAACCCTGATTCTTTAGAGATTATTAATGCTTATTTAGAGCCAAGTTTACAAACTGCAGAAATTGGCGAGCGTTTTCAGTTTCAACGTTTGGGGTATTTTAATGTTGATGATGATTCTACTTCTGATAAATTAGTTTTTAATAAAACTGTTGGATTGAGAGATTCTTGGAGCTCTAAAAAGTAG
- a CDS encoding zinc ribbon domain-containing protein: MSDQIRNYTCPKCNCKTYKLGQMRATGGTLSKIFDVQNQKFTSVTCERCTYTEFYKTKTSAISNVFDFFTN, translated from the coding sequence ATGAGCGATCAAATTAGAAATTACACGTGTCCGAAATGCAATTGCAAAACCTATAAATTAGGACAAATGCGTGCAACTGGCGGAACATTATCAAAAATTTTCGATGTTCAAAATCAGAAATTTACCAGTGTAACTTGCGAACGTTGTACCTACACAGAATTTTACAAAACTAAAACAAGCGCAATAAGTAACGTTTTCGACTTTTTTACCAATTAA
- a CDS encoding DUF2452 domain-containing protein: protein MKKEDKKPDLVVFNEETQKYDAALKPYGTSASSPVIKPTNTATWTADGVRRTNKILKGKFDEVRKEYEALMEKFHYNDMLYNAKFGFEPIFGEIYHLYNNKKNEHFLSIIAPDQWDLEYLGSFRLNTDKMWEKVDLKPDTEE from the coding sequence ATGAAAAAAGAGGATAAAAAACCAGATTTAGTCGTTTTTAATGAGGAAACTCAAAAATACGATGCTGCACTAAAACCATACGGAACATCCGCAAGTTCGCCAGTAATTAAACCTACAAATACGGCAACTTGGACTGCAGATGGTGTAAGAAGAACCAACAAAATATTAAAAGGCAAATTTGACGAAGTTAGAAAAGAGTATGAAGCTTTAATGGAAAAATTTCATTACAATGACATGCTTTACAATGCAAAATTTGGTTTCGAACCTATTTTCGGAGAAATTTATCACTTGTATAACAACAAGAAAAACGAACATTTTTTATCAATTATAGCTCCAGATCAGTGGGATTTAGAATATTTAGGTTCTTTTAGATTAAACACCGATAAAATGTGGGAAAAAGTAGATTTAAAACCAGATACAGAAGAATAA
- the folB gene encoding dihydroneopterin aldolase gives MGIIKVNNIKLYAFHGCLDEEAKIGSEYRVDVAIKADLRKSAKTDELVDTVDYVHLNHIVKQEMAIRSKLLEEVAQRILDRFFKELKMIKKATVAVSKINPPIGGNVEEVVIILTKKR, from the coding sequence ATGGGAATCATAAAAGTAAATAATATAAAACTCTACGCTTTTCACGGTTGTTTAGATGAAGAAGCAAAAATAGGGTCAGAGTACAGAGTAGATGTAGCCATAAAAGCAGATTTAAGAAAATCTGCAAAAACAGATGAATTAGTAGATACAGTAGATTATGTTCATTTAAATCATATTGTTAAACAAGAAATGGCAATTCGTTCTAAGTTGTTAGAAGAAGTGGCACAAAGAATTTTAGATCGTTTTTTTAAAGAATTAAAAATGATAAAAAAAGCTACTGTTGCAGTATCTAAAATAAATCCACCAATTGGCGGAAATGTAGAAGAAGTGGTAATAATTCTTACCAAAAAACGATGA
- a CDS encoding VOC family protein → MNLNQITVPSLDLEKSIPFYQKLGLELIVEALPNYARFVCPNGSSTFSIHQVKELPKGDGIYIYFECENLDEKVDSLIEEGIQFDEKLEDKNWLWREARLKDLDGNQLILFYGGENRINPPWKIKT, encoded by the coding sequence ATGAACTTAAATCAAATTACGGTTCCATCATTAGATTTAGAAAAATCGATTCCTTTTTATCAAAAGTTAGGTTTAGAGTTAATTGTTGAAGCTTTACCAAATTATGCAAGATTTGTTTGTCCCAATGGTAGTTCTACTTTTTCAATTCATCAAGTTAAAGAACTTCCTAAAGGAGACGGAATTTATATCTATTTTGAATGTGAAAATTTAGACGAAAAAGTAGATAGTTTAATTGAAGAAGGAATTCAATTTGATGAAAAACTAGAGGATAAAAACTGGTTATGGAGAGAAGCTAGATTAAAAGATTTAGATGGGAATCAACTTATATTGTTTTATGGAGGAGAAAATAGAATAAATCCACCTTGGAAAATCAAAACATAA
- a CDS encoding CotH kinase family protein, with the protein MKQLILKLYILFSLCFTTSIFAQDLVAEKGSFGVDVKNKIIVWHVTNLDAIKTTNKDIKTIVFDRKFKLKDIKFESLSYINGIPVLNGEIYTLYITKLPLVHLTVDTSKMDNVFKIPAYFTFFDNRKYVKTTTGVRYRGNLSLSFAKKSFDLEFWSDSINREKKDVKLGNLRSDDDWILDGMFNEPLRLRSFVVTNLWEKIHKPYYLKNEPKAKSGFGVKFVEVFKNNEYYGIYQLSESLDRKQLKLKKNKENTINGELFKANSYKGGPDFTKSPEKYENQMYWNGWAMRYPSTNYSLGWKNLSELSNLIVHGSDEDFLKNIESKFQTSNAVDYYLFINLLRATDNLGKNYYLGKYDKNEPYFFIPWDLDGVWGVIQDGVPIYNTNDVLDNGLLKRLLDINPNNYKKKVKERWTKLRLKEFSNENLFSEINGIYHQFTDEKIYEREQLVWKNKLNETSNEEHYERLKTWLNKRLSYLDSEFNKL; encoded by the coding sequence ATGAAACAACTTATATTAAAACTATACATCCTTTTTAGTTTATGTTTTACAACAAGTATTTTTGCCCAAGACTTGGTTGCAGAGAAAGGGAGTTTTGGTGTTGATGTTAAAAACAAAATTATTGTTTGGCACGTTACTAATTTAGATGCTATAAAGACTACGAATAAAGATATTAAGACTATAGTTTTTGATAGAAAATTCAAATTAAAAGATATTAAATTCGAAAGTCTTTCATATATAAATGGAATTCCTGTTTTAAACGGAGAGATTTATACGCTATACATTACTAAACTACCATTAGTTCATTTAACAGTAGATACTTCTAAAATGGATAATGTTTTTAAGATACCAGCATATTTTACATTTTTTGATAATAGGAAATACGTAAAAACTACAACAGGTGTAAGATATCGTGGAAATTTATCTTTGTCTTTTGCTAAAAAATCATTCGATTTAGAGTTTTGGAGCGATAGTATTAATAGAGAAAAAAAAGATGTAAAATTAGGTAACTTAAGGTCAGATGATGATTGGATTCTAGATGGTATGTTTAATGAACCTTTGCGTTTAAGATCTTTTGTAGTAACTAATTTATGGGAGAAAATTCATAAACCTTACTACTTAAAAAATGAACCGAAAGCAAAAAGTGGCTTTGGAGTTAAATTTGTAGAAGTTTTCAAAAACAATGAATATTATGGTATTTATCAACTTTCCGAATCTTTAGATAGGAAACAGTTAAAGCTTAAAAAGAATAAAGAAAACACTATTAATGGCGAGTTATTTAAGGCTAATTCATACAAAGGAGGACCAGATTTTACAAAATCTCCTGAAAAATATGAAAACCAAATGTATTGGAATGGTTGGGCTATGCGCTATCCTTCTACTAATTATTCTTTAGGATGGAAAAATTTATCAGAATTATCGAATTTGATTGTTCATGGTTCTGATGAAGATTTTTTAAAGAATATAGAAAGTAAATTTCAAACTTCTAATGCTGTAGATTATTATCTTTTTATCAATCTGTTAAGAGCCACAGATAATTTGGGTAAAAATTATTATTTAGGAAAGTACGATAAAAACGAACCTTATTTCTTTATTCCTTGGGATTTAGATGGTGTTTGGGGAGTCATACAAGATGGAGTTCCTATTTACAATACAAATGATGTTCTTGATAATGGGCTTTTAAAGAGATTATTAGATATTAACCCCAATAATTATAAGAAGAAAGTAAAAGAAAGATGGACTAAATTACGTTTGAAAGAATTTAGTAACGAAAATCTATTTTCTGAAATTAACGGAATTTACCATCAATTTACAGACGAAAAAATCTACGAACGTGAACAATTAGTGTGGAAGAATAAATTAAATGAAACTTCTAATGAAGAACATTATGAGCGTCTTAAAACATGGTTAAACAAAAGATTAAGCTATCTTGATAGTGAGTTTAATAAATTGTAA
- a CDS encoding metallophosphoesterase, protein MKAIFLKYYFLLFSLLFFLNSNIECFAQKKTVHKSQKIDSVQRVRFNKAKEKKKPLIYSGHDGPYIINDTLFSVNAKNRLVILPKFDKDSLLVRTDNKDKDEFYFSLKEKHTIPRTIYDLPNKMTVISDIEGNYDAFAGFLYSNKIIDKNHNWIYNDGHLVLIGDFVDRGKNVTQVLWLIYKLEQQAMKQSGVVHFILGNHEIMNFNGDYRYNQEKYIKAAKEISQINKPKEATKYMYSVNSELGKWLATKNVIEKIGSYIFVHAGLSPKILEYKLGLNEINNLARKNFQNKKRSENKTVKFLFSSKGPLWYRGLFFKTKNYPKITLSGLDSVLNYYDAEKIVIGHTHVKNVSTDFNGKVIRTDVVHADKKFSGKTQGLLIENHEEFIIDANFTKTPLKN, encoded by the coding sequence ATGAAAGCTATTTTCTTAAAATATTATTTTTTACTATTCTCTTTACTATTCTTTTTAAATAGTAATATTGAATGTTTTGCCCAAAAAAAAACCGTACATAAATCACAAAAAATAGATAGTGTTCAAAGAGTTCGTTTCAATAAAGCAAAAGAAAAGAAAAAACCACTTATTTATTCTGGACATGATGGACCTTATATAATTAACGATACTTTATTCAGCGTAAATGCAAAAAATAGGTTGGTTATTCTGCCTAAATTCGATAAAGATTCTTTACTTGTTCGCACAGACAATAAGGATAAGGATGAGTTTTATTTTTCACTAAAAGAAAAGCATACAATTCCAAGAACAATTTACGATTTACCAAATAAAATGACTGTAATATCAGATATTGAAGGGAATTATGATGCTTTTGCAGGCTTTTTGTATTCCAATAAGATAATTGATAAAAACCACAATTGGATTTATAATGATGGACATTTAGTTTTAATAGGAGATTTTGTTGATAGAGGAAAAAATGTAACGCAAGTTTTATGGTTGATATACAAACTAGAACAACAAGCAATGAAACAAAGTGGTGTTGTACATTTTATTTTAGGGAACCATGAAATAATGAACTTTAATGGCGATTACAGATATAACCAAGAAAAATATATTAAAGCTGCTAAAGAAATTAGCCAAATAAACAAACCTAAAGAAGCTACAAAATACATGTATTCTGTAAATTCTGAATTAGGAAAATGGTTAGCTACAAAAAATGTAATAGAAAAAATAGGCAGTTACATTTTTGTGCATGCTGGTTTAAGTCCTAAGATTTTAGAATACAAATTAGGCCTAAATGAGATAAATAATTTAGCGCGAAAAAACTTTCAAAATAAAAAAAGGTCGGAAAATAAAACTGTAAAATTTTTATTTAGCTCAAAAGGTCCCTTATGGTACAGAGGTCTTTTTTTTAAGACAAAAAATTATCCGAAAATTACTCTTTCTGGTTTAGATAGTGTTTTAAATTACTATGATGCAGAAAAAATAGTGATTGGTCATACTCATGTTAAAAACGTTTCTACAGATTTTAACGGGAAAGTGATAAGAACAGATGTTGTTCACGCAGATAAAAAGTTTTCGGGTAAAACCCAAGGCTTATTAATTGAAAACCATGAAGAGTTTATTATTGATGCTAATTTTACAAAAACACCTTTAAAAAATTAA
- a CDS encoding alginate export family protein, with protein MSLQKVITIFILFISINIFSQFKVDADIRSRFEYRHGFSNLFPDNADPAAFVVQRTRLNMNYELEKLTIKMSFQDVSTWGDTRQIDPTDSNNSFSLFQSWAQYAFAPTWAVKVGRQVISYDNQRIFGGLDWAMQGRFHDAALLKYKNKNFIMDFGFAFSQQSQRTEGTDFFLQGAFTYKSMQYAYLKKEYEKGVFSFLFLNTGFQDFSDANNTIADGVNYRQTTGAFFKFPIDGVKFEGNAYYQFGKASATTDLSGYNLALEGIYKPSATLFGLGFEMLSGTDQTGASKNNSFFPLYGTNHKFNGFMDYFYVGNHVNNVGLNDMYAKAVFKAGEKSTLLAKIHYFSANADLLNDADKYLGTEVDLVYGQKINKIISLNVGYSHMFASDSMSLIKGGRPSNNTNNWAWVQLKIMPTLFNSSK; from the coding sequence ATGAGCTTACAAAAAGTTATTACAATCTTTATTTTATTCATTTCTATAAATATTTTTTCTCAATTTAAAGTAGATGCAGATATTAGATCACGTTTCGAATATCGTCATGGATTTAGCAATCTTTTTCCAGATAATGCAGATCCAGCTGCTTTTGTAGTTCAGAGAACCCGTTTAAACATGAATTATGAGTTAGAGAAACTTACAATTAAAATGAGTTTTCAAGACGTTAGTACTTGGGGAGACACTAGACAAATAGATCCAACGGATAGTAATAATTCTTTTTCGTTATTTCAAAGTTGGGCACAATATGCTTTTGCACCAACTTGGGCAGTAAAAGTCGGTAGACAAGTAATATCTTATGATAATCAAAGAATTTTTGGTGGTTTAGATTGGGCAATGCAAGGTAGATTTCATGATGCAGCGTTGTTAAAATATAAAAACAAGAATTTTATTATGGATTTTGGTTTTGCTTTTAGCCAGCAATCTCAAAGAACAGAGGGAACAGATTTTTTTTTACAAGGCGCATTCACATATAAATCGATGCAATATGCATATCTAAAAAAAGAATACGAAAAAGGAGTGTTTAGTTTTTTGTTTTTAAATACAGGTTTTCAAGACTTTTCTGATGCCAACAATACAATTGCAGATGGTGTAAATTATAGACAAACTACCGGTGCTTTTTTTAAATTTCCAATAGATGGAGTTAAATTTGAAGGGAACGCTTATTATCAATTTGGAAAAGCTAGTGCAACAACAGATTTAAGTGGGTATAATTTAGCTTTAGAAGGAATTTATAAACCAAGCGCTACATTATTTGGTTTAGGTTTCGAAATGTTAAGTGGAACAGATCAAACAGGAGCATCTAAAAATAATTCTTTCTTTCCATTGTATGGAACAAACCATAAATTTAATGGGTTTATGGATTATTTTTACGTGGGTAACCATGTGAATAATGTTGGTTTAAATGATATGTATGCGAAAGCAGTTTTTAAAGCAGGAGAAAAATCTACACTTTTAGCAAAAATTCATTACTTTAGTGCCAATGCAGATTTACTAAACGATGCAGATAAGTACTTGGGTACAGAAGTAGATTTGGTTTATGGACAAAAAATAAATAAAATTATTTCTTTGAATGTTGGTTATTCTCATATGTTTGCTTCTGACAGTATGAGTTTAATAAAAGGAGGAAGACCTAGTAATAATACAAATAATTGGGCTTGGGTTCAATTAAAAATAATGCCAACATTATTTAATAGTTCTAAATAA
- the nrfH gene encoding cytochrome c nitrite reductase small subunit has translation MKRKFKILPEETGWRKTALFLIAVIIGLGLFMAKEAKVFSYLSDDPQACVNCHVMTSVYNTWLKSSHRESANCNDCHVPHDNIFEKYYFKAKDGLYHASVFTARAEPDVIKAKEASQRVIQENCIRCHVQQVTQAKYSGFLEDHKENRTKRQCWSCHQQVPHGDVRGILTVKYNIAPLPTDTEKTVIPEWLAKEIK, from the coding sequence TTGAAACGCAAATTCAAAATTTTACCGGAAGAAACTGGATGGCGAAAAACAGCTTTGTTCTTAATTGCGGTTATAATTGGTCTGGGATTATTTATGGCAAAAGAAGCTAAAGTATTTTCTTATTTGTCAGACGATCCACAAGCCTGTGTAAATTGCCATGTTATGACTTCTGTTTATAATACTTGGCTAAAAAGCTCGCACAGAGAATCGGCAAACTGTAACGACTGTCATGTACCACATGATAATATTTTTGAAAAATATTATTTTAAAGCAAAAGATGGTTTGTACCATGCTTCTGTTTTTACAGCAAGAGCAGAACCAGATGTAATTAAAGCAAAAGAAGCTTCCCAAAGAGTAATTCAGGAAAACTGTATTCGTTGTCATGTACAACAAGTTACACAAGCCAAATACAGTGGGTTTTTAGAAGATCATAAAGAGAATAGAACAAAAAGACAGTGTTGGAGTTGTCACCAACAAGTTCCTCATGGAGATGTTCGTGGAATTTTAACAGTTAAATATAATATTGCACCATTACCAACAGATACAGAAAAAACGGTAATTCCAGAATGGTTAGCAAAAGAGATTAAATAA
- the nrfA gene encoding ammonia-forming cytochrome c nitrite reductase encodes MKNKVLFVITIIAVFLLGLLASSIVNRKSEAKYQYVPQVDITKNEPRNKVWGENFPLQYQSSLQTLDTTFSSFQGGSAMRDVLEEDPRLVILFAGYGFSKDYNQGRGHAYAVEDIHNTLRSGGPTTKENGPMPATCWTCKSPDVPRLMNEIGVAEFYSGKWAGKVSEVVNSIGCADCHNEKTMKLQISRPALVEAFDAMGKDINQATHNEMRSLVCAQCHVEYYFDKTKPGKEGVPYLTFPWKDGMSVEDMENYYDNIQFSDWTHKISKAPMLKAQHPGYETFKTGIHAQRGVSCADCHMPYKSEGGQKFTDHHIQSPLNNTSNACQVCHREDSKNLIASVYERQSKSTENRLKLEDLLVKAHLEAKKCWDLGATEAQMKPILTDIRHAQWRWDFSAASHGASFHAPVEIARVIGSGLVKAQEARLKLARMLATLGHNKPIDMPNISTKELAQEYIGLDMKKLEAEKANFKKNILPKWLEEAKQREDKMEIKTTASLNK; translated from the coding sequence ATGAAAAATAAAGTATTATTCGTAATTACAATTATCGCAGTTTTTCTGCTTGGTTTATTAGCATCAAGTATTGTAAACAGAAAGTCTGAAGCAAAATACCAATATGTACCACAAGTAGATATTACTAAAAATGAACCAAGAAATAAAGTTTGGGGAGAAAATTTTCCACTACAATACCAATCTTCTTTACAAACGTTAGATACTACTTTTAGTTCTTTTCAAGGTGGTTCTGCTATGAGAGATGTTTTAGAAGAAGATCCTCGTTTAGTAATTTTATTTGCAGGTTATGGTTTTTCTAAAGATTATAATCAAGGAAGAGGTCATGCTTACGCAGTAGAAGATATACACAATACTTTAAGATCTGGTGGACCAACAACAAAAGAAAACGGACCAATGCCAGCTACTTGCTGGACATGTAAAAGCCCAGATGTACCAAGATTAATGAATGAAATTGGTGTTGCTGAATTTTACAGTGGAAAATGGGCTGGTAAAGTTTCGGAAGTTGTAAACTCAATTGGTTGTGCAGATTGTCACAACGAAAAAACAATGAAATTACAAATTTCTAGACCTGCACTTGTAGAAGCTTTTGATGCTATGGGTAAAGATATTAATCAAGCTACACACAACGAAATGCGTTCTTTAGTTTGTGCTCAATGTCACGTAGAATATTATTTCGATAAAACAAAACCAGGTAAAGAAGGTGTACCTTATTTAACTTTTCCATGGAAAGATGGTATGTCTGTAGAAGATATGGAAAACTATTATGATAATATTCAATTTTCAGATTGGACTCATAAAATTAGTAAAGCACCAATGTTAAAAGCACAGCATCCAGGATATGAAACTTTTAAAACGGGTATTCATGCTCAAAGAGGAGTTTCTTGTGCAGATTGTCATATGCCTTATAAAAGTGAAGGTGGTCAAAAATTTACAGATCATCATATTCAATCGCCATTAAATAATACATCTAATGCCTGCCAAGTTTGTCATAGAGAAGATTCTAAAAACTTAATTGCAAGCGTGTATGAAAGACAAAGTAAATCTACTGAAAACAGATTAAAGTTAGAAGACCTTTTAGTAAAAGCACATTTAGAAGCTAAAAAATGTTGGGATTTAGGAGCTACAGAAGCACAAATGAAACCAATTTTAACAGATATTAGACATGCACAATGGCGTTGGGATTTTTCTGCTGCATCTCATGGAGCATCTTTTCATGCACCTGTAGAAATTGCAAGAGTTATTGGAAGCGGTTTGGTAAAAGCGCAAGAAGCACGTTTAAAATTAGCAAGAATGTTAGCAACTTTAGGGCACAACAAACCTATAGATATGCCAAATATTTCTACGAAAGAATTAGCGCAAGAATACATTGGTTTAGATATGAAGAAGTTAGAAGCAGAGAAAGCTAATTTTAAAAAGAACATTTTGCCAAAATGGTTAGAAGAAGCAAAACAAAGAGAAGATAAAATGGAGATTAAAACAACAGCGTCTCTTAACAAATAA